In Dermacentor albipictus isolate Rhodes 1998 colony chromosome 6, USDA_Dalb.pri_finalv2, whole genome shotgun sequence, the following proteins share a genomic window:
- the LOC139046835 gene encoding uncharacterized protein has product MPDHGPGRVHRFRDHVVAGVNWRPTRLFDEVPHSRVCGLCRMIPKQMLLLPCGHALCQSCHAASIEEGAGQCPLDREPFEVADCFGYEFPTRKANAVKAYCWNEAHGCEYTGTMDRMLEHYENECTFHTVECVRCGEGVQHKDLPMHYAAGCSAGVSTAIRESSQRTAVTLEDVNAALEDVKAMLGCLNHDQLLPVIQSQLNELTEQARNQEARFAEITRELGACEQNLKAEMEQITATISSTVSHQRTSQQNPLEEASTSRLLSLRSEQDEIRRKCEHSADMQHSRQTSPKPDFGRVIAHCEADCGDIRHFSSAELTHAAIKKIPAVTYLLTLENFEEIIQCQEGLKQFAEITVPHMEDTYFTIAVWKYGDCAADLVLKIEFNGTLVDSKCVPPLWKVYAVRPFDALPLTSAAERCFCNRDDPSLPHFHLQFTTDIASLKDHGCLRDGKMEFRIWLNRAMYGGIRGAP; this is encoded by the exons ATGCCGGATCACGGACCGGGACGGGTGCACCGTTTTCGCGACCACGtcgtcgccggcgtcaactggcgaccgacgcGGCTCTTCGACGAGGTGCCGCACTCACGCGTGTGCGGCCTCTGCCGCATGATCCCAAAACAGATGCTGCTGTTGCCGTGTGGTCACGCTCTGTGCCAATCTTGCCACGCAGCCAGTATCGAAGAGGGCGCTGGCCAGTGTCCGTTGGATCGAGAGCCATTCGAAGTAGCGGATTGCTTCGGTTATGAATTCCCAACCAGGAAAGCAAACGCAGTGAAG GCATACTGCTGGAACGAAGCGCACGGCTGCGAGTACACGGGCACCATGGATCGTATGCTGGAACACTACgagaacgagtgcacatttcacaCCGTGGAATGTGTGCGATGCGGCGAGGGAGTCCAGCACAAAGACCTGCCGATGCACTACGCGGCCGGATGCAGTGCCGGTGTTTCTACTGCGATCAGAGAGTCCTCGCAACGTACAGCAGTGACACTCGAAGACGTGAACGCTGCCCTTGAAGACGTGAAGGCGATGCTGGGATGCCTGAACCACGACCAGCTGCTGCCAGTGATTCAGAGTCAGTTGAATGAGCTTACAGAACAAGCCAGAAACCAGGAAGCCAGGTTCGCCGAGATCACTCGCGAGCTCGGAGCATGCGAGCAGAACTTAAAGGCCGAGATGGAACAAATCACCGCCACGATTTCCTCGACCGTGTCGCACCAGCGGACGTCTCAGCAAAATCCATTGGAAGAAGCCAGCACGTCGAGGTTACTGTCGTTGCGCTCGGAACAAGATGAGATACGTCGAAAGTGTGAACACTCAGCCGACATGCAACACTCGCGGCAAACTTCCCCGAAGCCTGATTTCGGCCGTGTCATTGCTCATTGTGAGGCTGATTGCGGTGACATTCGGCATTTCAGCAGTGCGGAGTTGACACAcgctgcaattaaaaaaattcCTGCCGTGACATATCTGCTGACCCTAGAAAACTTTGAGGAAATCATTCAGTGCCAGGAAGGCTTAAAACAGTTTGCCGAGATTACGGTGCCGCACATGGAGGACACGTACTTTACCATTGCCGTTTGGAAGTACGGCGATTGTGCAGCTGACCTCGTTCTGAAGATCGAGTTTAACGGGACGCTGGTGGACTCCAAGTGTGTGCCGCCTTTGTGGAAAGTGTATGCGGTGCGTCCATTCGATGCACTTCCGTTGACTTCCGCTGCCGAGCGTTGTTTCTGCAACCGCGATGACCCCTCATTGCCACACTTCCACCTCCAATTTACTACAGACATTGCCTCGCTGAAGGATCACGGCTGCCTCCGAGACGGAAAGATGGAGTTCCGTATCTGGCTCAACAGGGCAATGTACGGTGGGATCAGAGGAGCACCCTAG